A section of the Leptospira kobayashii genome encodes:
- the flgK gene encoding flagellar hook-associated protein FlgK: MGSTFQGIEIGKRGLSAHQQALQTTGHNISNADNKHYARQRVVMNSMDPIYEPALNRAEVAGQIGQGVKVAEIERVRDNFIDDRIVESSSTKDYWGKKNDYLYQVETVFNEPSGTTLRALMDNFWSAWEDLSSYPEETAHRAVVQEKAEGLGSRMEDVFRKLSQLREQANREVESKVHHLNTVAENIKSLNEKIGKSQALGDNPNDLLDRRDELLQELAGMVDITIGRSDEDELMVFIGQQILVQGQKVHKIDLVGNPANDGLLDMKWSETGKEVLLRKGSIQALYEIRDNILVEKINSVDALAINAMDVINEIHKDGFGLNGKTNLSFFEEKSLATNTFGEIDTDGDGLNDKTAIFRVTGRTSIDPDRPIGISGTMRFLKATALGEEEVLVPYSKDDTLNAVIKRINRSETGVVAYMSHDNQLALKSTTQAHDKKENFMIRHLEDSGELLVGLTGILSATGSAGSFDYRKLGEINKFQANSQDVTLTPMFHPSAFFHMSADVKNNPANIAAARGKDVGGTGDYNSPHGHKDGTNALLIAAALREKPVMFDYSKTTDDFYNSLISKLGTEAREAKQEYTTQSELMVELENMRQSVMGVNLDEEMANMVQFQQSYNASARMISTLNEMLDTIINRLGV; the protein is encoded by the coding sequence ATAGCATGGACCCGATCTACGAGCCGGCACTCAATCGTGCCGAGGTGGCGGGACAGATCGGGCAGGGTGTAAAAGTTGCTGAGATCGAAAGGGTTCGGGACAATTTCATAGATGATCGTATCGTTGAATCTTCTTCTACTAAAGACTATTGGGGCAAAAAGAACGATTATCTTTACCAGGTAGAAACTGTTTTCAACGAACCATCCGGCACTACACTTCGTGCTTTGATGGACAATTTTTGGTCCGCTTGGGAAGACCTTTCCAGCTATCCGGAAGAGACGGCCCATAGAGCTGTCGTTCAGGAAAAGGCGGAAGGTCTGGGAAGCAGAATGGAAGACGTATTCCGCAAACTATCCCAGCTCAGAGAACAAGCCAACCGGGAAGTGGAATCGAAAGTACATCATCTCAATACAGTTGCTGAAAATATCAAATCTTTGAATGAAAAGATTGGGAAATCACAAGCATTAGGTGACAATCCGAACGATTTACTAGATAGAAGAGACGAACTTTTGCAAGAACTTGCAGGGATGGTGGATATCACTATCGGAAGAAGCGATGAAGACGAGCTTATGGTTTTCATCGGCCAACAGATTCTCGTGCAAGGGCAAAAGGTCCACAAAATCGACCTTGTAGGTAATCCGGCGAACGACGGTTTGTTGGATATGAAATGGTCTGAGACCGGTAAGGAAGTGTTGCTTCGCAAAGGAAGTATTCAGGCACTTTACGAAATCAGAGACAATATCCTTGTAGAAAAGATCAATTCCGTAGACGCACTTGCCATCAATGCGATGGACGTCATCAACGAGATCCATAAAGACGGATTCGGTTTGAACGGAAAAACGAACCTAAGTTTCTTTGAAGAAAAGAGCCTTGCTACGAATACGTTTGGAGAAATTGACACGGACGGGGATGGTCTGAACGACAAAACAGCAATCTTCCGCGTTACCGGTAGAACTTCCATCGACCCGGATCGTCCGATCGGGATCAGCGGAACCATGCGTTTTTTGAAAGCGACCGCTCTGGGGGAAGAGGAAGTTCTGGTTCCTTATTCCAAAGACGATACATTGAATGCAGTCATCAAAAGAATCAACCGCTCCGAAACAGGTGTGGTCGCTTACATGTCGCATGACAACCAATTGGCGTTGAAATCGACGACTCAGGCTCATGACAAAAAAGAAAATTTCATGATCCGTCACTTGGAAGACTCGGGGGAACTGTTAGTAGGTTTGACGGGGATTCTTTCCGCGACCGGATCGGCAGGATCTTTTGATTATCGCAAACTCGGCGAAATCAATAAATTCCAAGCAAATTCACAAGATGTGACTCTCACTCCCATGTTTCATCCTTCCGCTTTTTTTCATATGTCTGCGGATGTGAAAAACAACCCGGCTAACATTGCAGCGGCGAGAGGTAAAGATGTGGGTGGTACGGGAGATTACAATTCTCCTCACGGTCACAAAGACGGAACGAATGCGCTTCTCATTGCGGCGGCCCTTCGGGAAAAACCTGTGATGTTCGATTATTCGAAAACCACGGATGATTTTTACAACTCGTTGATTTCCAAATTGGGAACAGAGGCACGCGAAGCAAAACAGGAATATACCACTCAAAGTGAGTTGATGGTAGAATTGGAAAATATGCGCCAATCAGTGATGGGTGTGAATTTGGACGAAGAGATGGCGAATATGGTTCAGTTCCAACAATCATATAATGCATCCGCACGTATGATTTCCACACTCAATGAAATGTTGGACACCATTATCAATAGGTTAGGTGTATAG